The sequence GGGTCGTGGCCCGTCTTAACAGGCTCCGCGGGAGCTGGACCCAGCTGATCCCAAGTTTCTAGAGAAACACTGCTTAGACTGCCTGCCACGTGGAGGGCACGCAGGGTCTTTAAGGCAACAATTAAAAGGACCTTGGTGAGTGAGGGCAGGTTACAGGTGAGATGGATTTAACCAGTGGTTACCCAGGGTTTGACCTCAGCTCAGCTGGCCGTCCTCCGCAGCAGCCCAGGCTTCCAAGGTAAAGGAAGTGAGAGCCCCACTAAGGCCTGGGCCTGGAGAGGGCACAGCATCACTTCCCGAGGTTCGGCTGCTGCAGAAGCCACGGAGTCACCCAgatcctgggggcgggggaggggagctgacACCCCCACTTCTCCAGGGAAGGCGTTTCAGAGAACTTGTGGCCACAGTCATCCCAGCCCAACGTGGCAGTGTGTACAGGGGCTGAGGTAGTGTGGACACGCGGTGCTTCTGGGGGATTCCGGGAGACTCTGAAGGAAAAGGGGACGGTCTCAGCCAGGGTGAGGTAACCACGTGAACACATCTTACAAACCATGAATTGTTCCCCTGGTGCGTTGTCCGTGATCACGGCAGTAAATGCTGCATCAAGGCGAGGCTTTGCAGCTGCTTCCCAGTTGATAATGATGCAAATCAAGCACCGAAGCCAAGCTCACCCTATTAAATTCATCAGGGACTCTAGGCTACCAACCTGGGAACACAAGGAGCAGACCCCACGGAAAGAGATGTTTGCGCCCTTCAGGAACCAAGCCTCCTGCCATGATACCCACTTCGGGCCACCCCCTCTGTATTCCGTTTCTGGTCACCAATATCCATGGAATGCTACCATGTGCAGTGCCCTCCAAGGAACTGCAGTCTTGAGCTTCCCTCCTGTCTGGTTCATTTTCTGACCCTTGTAGAGATGGATGCGGGTTCAAATACCGTTTGTCAAGTATATGTTTTTCTCATAATCGCATTGTGACAAAGACAAGGCACTGAGTCAAAGGCGATTCCCAAGTATCCATCAAGGACCAGGAGCAGAGCCATGGATGAGACGCGTCATGTACTAATTTGTTCCTGTTCCGAATTTCCCAGTGCACATTctgtacacatatgtgtacacatatgtagCAATTTTATATACATGTCACAGATGGCAATCAGTCTTCTATAGCCATTATGCCTACTGTGTAAAGactgttgtggagttcccgtcgtggcgcagtggttaatgaatccgactaggaaccatgaggttgcgggttcggtccctgcccttgctcagtgggttaacgatccggcgttgccgtgagctgtggtgtaggctgcagactcggcacggatcccacgttgctgtggctctggcataggccgggggctgcagctccgattagaccctagcctgggaacctccatatgccgcgggagcggcccaagaaatagcaacaacaaaaaaaaaaaaagaaagaaagaaaagactgttCTATGTAACCCATGACTTTCCTAAGGAAAGACCTACCCTCCAAGatggttgaaatttttttttttggtctttttttgccatttcttgggccgctcccacggcatatggaggttcccgggctagggtctaatcggagctgtagctgccagcctacgccagagccacagcaactcgggatccgtgccgagtctgcagcctacaccacagctcacggcaacgccggatcgtcaacccactgagcgagggcagggaccgaacccgcaacctcatggttcgctagtcggattcattaaccactgcgccacgacgggaactccagatggttGAAATTAAGATGTCAGTTTTATGTTGAAAATCAGTCTTATGACTGCCATTATAAAATTTGTACCCCTTTTTATCATCTCTCATGTCAAAGATTCTTTCAAAACAGtcattctaaatttcttttttttttgtctttttgccttttctagggctgctcccacggcatatgggggttcccaggctaggggtccaatcggagctgtagccgccggccacagccacagccacagcaattcgggatctgagcctcatctgcgacctacaccacagctcacggcaacgccggatccttaacccacagagcaaggccagggatcgaacccacagcgtcatggctcctagttggatttgttaactgctgagccacgacgggaactccacaaatctcTTTTCTTGATTGGAGTTTAGGTCCTCCAATTTGGGGTATAAATGTTGAAAGTATTCTGTAGATTTGACTATGAAAAGTAAAGTGGCCATCGCGATCCACTTCCTACATAGAACTTTGTCATTTGATCCCCACGGAACCCCCCGCATGCTCGATTTCTGTCCTAATGACCGACAAGGTAGGGTTTCTGGGCCGAGGTAACCCCTCTCCCAAGATCCCGCCGGCCCCCCCACAATAGGCCGGGAGTAGCAACTGCACTGGCCCATTACTCAGCTCAAATGCTGCACCTCTGACACTGGAGAAGGACCAGGCTCCGTTCCTAAGAAGTCACCGTGTTGCAGTCCCTTCAAAAGCAACACCCGATTCCTTTTAAGCACTTGGGAAGCTGATGCAACTAAAAGCTGAAGCATCTGTGCATTACCTTCGGCCACTTTAATCCTCAGCTGAGCAACCTGTGAGGCATTGTCAGCTGTAGGCAAAAGCCAGCCGTGAATCTGCAGGAAACAGACAAAGCAAGGAAAAAAGGGACGAAGTGGGGTCCTGTTACTAGTACAGGGCCAACTCAGGACAGAAAGCGGATTCCTAACTTCCTGACCCCTCTTTCAGCATCCCTAGAATTTTCCTCGCCCGTGTCCTGTCTGTATTCACGAACGTCTGTCCCGACTCCATTCTCACCTTCACAGATTCCTCTGGAAATGCTTCTGGAGGCACCTTAAATGCTAAGTTGTAACAAAACAGTGAGAAAATGCAAGTCACAGAATTCGTGGAATAAAACGGTGCCATCCTGAAAAAAGTGAGCTCAGGATGAACTTAATCAGTGAACTATGTCACCAGGCGAGCATCTGGGAGCCCAAGCAGAAGCGGAAGGCTCGCTTGAAGGTGAGCATCACAGAGTAAATACGACAGAAAAGTGCATTTATTTGTCTTAATGGTCCTCCCGCCACTCCCGATGTTGATATTCTTGTTAAATTTTAACTTTCCCGGCGGCAGTAGAAGGGACAGGCGATGCGGGGTTTCCGGGACGCAAAGAACGAGTTCACCTCTCCCTTGTGATCCAAGGGTCTGACTTCCTCGCACACGGGCACACAAAACGCCCCTGGCACCATCAGGAACCAACCGACGCTGCAAGTTTCCATACAGGAGACAGGCCAAGCAAGCTATGCTTTCTGTCCGTAccggctcctttttttttccaacagctcACGGTATTTCTAGGCGGTGCATGTTACACTTTATAGGTTTTGATTTCCTGACGGGAAGGAAGGTATAGCGAAACCAGGtgtttgaatgtttttattttgtcagcTAAATTTCTCCAGTTCTTCCTGAATTTGAAAAGATCTGAGGTTGCTTCTAGGGATGTTATATTTTTTGGAAAGATCAGGTGGCAGTCACTAAGGGGAAAAACTCATTAAACTGCCCTTTAGCTCAGATCATGACAGAcacaagggaaagaaggaaagttaGGCCTGTGTGGAGAAGCagaactctctctccctctgtttattattaatttttatagagctgcacccaaagcagatggaggttcccaggctgggggtcagatcggagccgcagctgccagccaacgccacagccacagccacagccacaccagatccgacctacaccacggctcacagcaacgctggattcttaacccaccgagcaatgccagggatcgcacctgcatcctcatggatgctcgtcaggtcCTCGACCCACCGGCACTCCCTGTGTTTAGAAAAGGCGGCTGAGAACATCACAGGCAGATTCCAGCAGTGGGTAAGGGTGGACCAGATAGATGAGGGACTGAACCATGGCTTTTACACTTACATTTGAAAATGTGACATCtgcaaattatatgaaattcagcTTTGGGGGTCCATCCTCAAGTTTCATTGGAACCCAGCCACGCTTGTGTATGTACCTTCTACAGCTGCCTTTGTCCTTCGGTGACAGAGCTCAAGAGCTTGAGGAACAACAgagcctgcaaagcctaaaatatttactctttaccaaaaaaaaaaaaaaaaaaagtttgccaatccctAGGCCGGGTGATCTAAGGCCCCTTTCACCTCCAAATTCCTAGGAATTTTACTGTAGATAAGCTGGAGTCCTCCACCAAAGACAATGGACAGAACACACATCAGCATGATAAAATAAGGACCCCATAAGAACCATTGGTCTTAGGCTGTCACCATTTCCCAAGGGACAGTAAAATAAGACCCAGTGACTCAGGACACATTGTAACTTCCTAGATATGAATTACTTTCAAAAATAGGCTCTTGGTTCTAGAAAGCAATGTTTAGGATTCTCAGCAATTCTATGAACAGGTTTTGCAGACCATTCGAAAAATtaccaaataaaaagaaaatgaaaaaaaaaaaaaaacaaccaactcaggggttcccgttgtggctcagtggaaacgactctgactagtatccatgaggacacaggttcgatccctggcctctgctccgtgggttaaggatccagtgttgctatgagctgtggtgtgggttgcagacgccacgcagatctggtgttgctgtggctgtggcgtaggccggcggctacagctccgattagaccgctagactgggaacctccatatgcccctccATATGTttaggggtgcggccctaaaacaaacaaacaaacaaaaaactcaactcCCCAAGGAATTCataccataaaatatttattaataagtaaaatgattttcctttgcctttggtTATTAAAACAAATTTGATGGGGTAGCCTTGTGAGTACCAACTGCCAACGATGGTTTGACATTATCCAGTCACGAGACAGACGGGTGACAGAATGTGTGCACTGATGTCCGATGACAGACAGATAACTACAGACGCAGAGATAAATATGGAAAAGACCACGCCTGACAACTGCCTAATTACACAGCGTGGTTTTGGTGGCAACTGGAAACCTACTTGGACATACTTCAGCTTGCTTCTTGTAAGTACACAGGACACAAAGAAATCCCCTCGAATTTCTTCATTCAGAACACTGGTAATGAACACAGTGCTTCGTGAGGACGAAAAGAGAGGAAACCAAAAACTAACTTTGTGGGGAAGAAAGGCAATAGCTCCTTGAAAAGCTTTTCTCAATGTAACAGTCCCTCTTGCTCGAAAAATAAGCCATTTTGATAACAACAGTCCAAAAAGCCTAGGATTTGCAAAGTCAATCGTAGTGGTGGTTTTAAATTTCAACCCAAGTCCCAGACTGTGGCTAAGGAGCTACACGAAATAGCTTTGTAAAGCAGGTCTTTGAATTTGCCCGGGGAAGCCAAGAAAATGCTTCATCTGATCTGGGCAGAAAAGCCGATGCTCCTGCATAAGGAGAGTCATGACCTGCGTTCAGTTACTGTGCGGACAGGGAGGTCGGAGCACAAAGAGAGTGAGCCGCCAAGCCACACCCCGTGGCCACACTAAAAGGACCCTGGGGAAGTAGCAGATGATGAGAGTTTGCGATTTCAATACAAAAAGTCTAATTACGTCTTCTCAGACGCCCCTCGAGGTCAGGAATTCAAAATATACCATCAAGAGGGGGCACGCAGTTTCCCTACTGTGCCACCCAGCACACGCCACGGCTAAAATCCCAGAGGTCGGAAGCCTCATTTAAGTCACGATACCGATTTCGTTCGGTCGCTTTTTACAATGTAGAAAACCCCTGTGTGATAAGATCTCCTCGCAAGGTAAAAAAGCACccaagagacccccccccccaagcataAAAATAGACTATACATATATCTGTTTACAATGCGATTAGGATGTGCCTGTGAAACGCTGAGATCAAGGACTAACCTCGGCCTCCGAGTCGGGGTCCTTTCATGGTGACTGTGCTCTTCCCCCCCAACACCAAGGATGCTGATTAGACACCGGCCCAGGGGAAAGGGAGGTTAGAGCGATTCCGTCCAGACGTCTACAAGGACAAACGAGAAGAAGCAATAATAGCAAAAGAGGAAAAACCCTTCATCTCTCAGTTTACAAAATCCTCTTGCCATACCTCAAGGGCACTTCAGGGCTCACACCTGTCACACAGCCATGGGCAGCATCCTAAATCATCCGTGAAACCGCATCCAGAACCGCGAAGTGAGAGACAGGCGTTTTCACGCAGTCTGGGGGCCAAGGAGGCCCATCCAAAAAGGATGGGGTCCTACACGGCGCCAACGCGCCGGGACCTCGGCGCTGAGACGCCTCCCCCGCCCACAGCTTCCGCCCTCCTGGGCGGCGCGGGCACCGGCCCCGCCTGGCGCTACACGGTCACAGCTGGGAACATCTTCTGCTCGCTGCTGGTGTGAGGGAAGGGGGCCTGGATCTGGCGGTAGCCCGTCTGCAGGCCGTCCAGGAAGGGCGGCACCGGGGTCAAGGGCACCGAGTCGTGCTGCACCGTGTACCCCACGTAGGGGGCGTGCAGGAACTGGCCCTGGTGCGGCACGATCTGGGTGGCCTGCTGGCAGTTGAGCACCGAGAAGTTGGTGGGCATGTTGACGTAGACGTTGTTCAGGGTGCCCTCGGGCAGGCAGCAGTTGGTCTGCGACCTCGTGGGGGGCGCCCGGGCCCCCGAGTTGgcgctggagctggagctggcgGCCGTGCTCGACTGGCGGGAGGAGGAGCCGCGCGAGGTGCTGGCGCTGGGGATCATCGGAATGGCCTCCATCAGCCGCGGCCCGCCCGGCGCCCGGCTCTGCGGGGGCTCCTGCTTGGGCCGcaggcagcggcagcagcaggcGGCCACCAGCGAGCCCACGATGATGAAGGCGACGAAGACGGAGCCGACGATGAGGAAGGGCACGTAGATGGGGACTGAGGGAGAGAAACAGAACCCGATGACTTCCCGGAAGGAGGCGGTGAAACCGGCCACACGCGCACGCGCGCCGGGCGATGCATCCCCCAGACCCCGGGAAGCCAGGCCGGGCCGGTGGGGGCGCTCATCAGCAGCCCCCGGGCTCCACGGTCCCTCGGCATGTGCTCCCTCACGTGCTGGGGAAAAGCCAGCGGCTCGGCCCCCACAGCCACGGTGGGGACACCACCCGCGAAACACACGACCTGCCATCCATGGAGGCAAAGAGCCAGCTTGGCAAAGTGGGAGCCTGAGGGTTTCAGACCGGCCGAGAATTCCTGCAGTAACTGTACTGCCTACACCTCGGTCCGCTCTCAAAGGCAGGTGGAGAATCTACACAGAAACGGGTGAAAATATGTAAaaacccctcccccgccccaaggAAGTTATTTACATTCCTTGCAAACTTCTTTtactgggtttgtttttttttttaagttcttgttTCATaggcaaataaattaaaaaaaaacaaaacaactgaggTCGGACCCTAGACACAGCCACTTCCAAAAAGAGTCTGTAGGACACGGACGTCAAAAacgggaaaagaaaagaaaaaagaaaagccctccACAGATGCTCTCCAAAGCTGAAGACTGGTCCTTGGGAGGGGGGCCTGGCACCGGCGAAGCTGTCCAGCTCAGCATGAAACAAGGTACCAAGGAGGGCACTTGGAACATTAGTTCCAGGAAAAGAGCCTCCCCTGAGCCAAGGGGCCAGGCGAGACCAGGTGGCTGAGGGCACCCACTTCTCAAGTGAGGATTACTCTGGAAAACAGAActgtaaagataaaaatgaaaactaccaaAAATCCGTAATGAGCTCCACGGTTCAACTGTTTTACTTAAAAAGACCTTCGGGGAGGAGCAGGCAGAGCAGGCACGACTGGGGACAGAGAACCAGCCAGGAGGGGTCTGCAGAACCCCGCCCTGTGTCACCAAGCCCCTCAGCCATCTGGGTTCTCTCGGCCACCTCCCTGACCATCTCCCTGACTATCTGACCAGATGCCACATGAGGGCAGGGCCCAGCCTCGCTCGCCAAGCCGCTCTCCCTGTAATCCCGCTCCTTCGGCAGGTCTGGTATTCCTGCAATCAGTGCTTCTAGAACACGGTCCCACACGGAGCTGGAGAGAAATGATGCCTTGTCAGGAAAACGTACTGGAGACGTCTGTGGGCAAAGGCTGACAGTGAAGACGGCCTTCCCCTTCGATGCTGAGCAGAGTAAACAGCGTACTCTTAAGAGTGCCCCCTGAGCGGGCGGCCCTGCTCTGGTTACACTGGCTCTTGGGGTAACCGCGGCGTGTGCCCGGCCGCGGGGCCGGGCGCTTTGGGCTCACTGTCTAAATTAAGAGGCCAGCCCCAGAGGGCAACAAGAAGTGAACAAAcaagagtggggggaaaaaataccCCAAACATTATAGCAAAACTCACTGAAAGCAGTCCAAGTCCATAtgaggggtttgggggaggagtAACTTCCCTTTTCAGGAATTTAATTGGATTTTAATAGAGAAGACACAGACTCGACAAGAAGGTGCTTCTGTGCGTCGTGGGCACTGCTTCCTCAGCCACGGAGACCATCACGACTGCACAAGACAAGCGCagaaattttagggaaaaaagatTCAAAAGTAGAATGGAGAAGGCGCCCTCACATGTCACTGCATCCCGAGAGGTCGGTCTGACCGGTCACGCCCAACTCTGGGGGGACCACCGGCCGCCCGGCGTGGCCGCTGCAGAGCAAGCAGCCTGTCCTGGGCTCAGCCCCGGGTTTCTGCTGGGGCCACACACCCTGCCACGCTGGGCCTGCCTCTTGTTTTGAGACAGGACCACTTCAGGCATTacccaccctcctcctcttcagagtccgggcggcggcggcgggccaGGAGGAGTAGCTAATAAAGTGCTCGACCGCAAGGGGAAGGGCCCGGAAAGGAGCGGCCGCTCAACCACGCCCCAGCCGGCTCTGCCAACACCGACCGGCAGAGCCCGGCGCGGGCGGCTGGAGCCCTGGGCTCGGGGCGGAGAgggtcccctcctcctcctgaccAGCCGCGGAAAGCGACGACACGCCCCCCTCTGACGATGCCACGTGCGCCCCTCCCCGACCCCCGCACCCTCCCTCCCGCACACTCCGGGTGACTCtagagggcgggggggggggggaggccctGAGGCTTGTGACAAGGGGTGGAAGTGGGACCTATCACACGCTTTCccgcatgtgtttatttttccaacTCTAACTTGggcaatttgaaaaaatacaattaaaaaaaaaaatcagagccacaAAGCGCAGGGTTGGCACCGCTCTGATGTCACACCTACCGACTCTGACGTGGTAAGGAGACCCGAGCGAGGCCCGGGCCGTGGCGGGGAACCGCCTCTTAGGGTTCGAATCCCCCGGGCTAGAGTCTGACGGAGCGCATCCCGCCAAGCCCGGAGGAGCTGCCTTCCCTCTGAGGAGCCTTCGAGTGCCCCTGCAGCCCCCTCGCGGGGGGCGCCCCAAGACCTGAACCCTTCTTAGGAGGAAGCCCTGTGGAGACAGGAGACTTGGGAGGGGGGCACAGAGGCCCCCGGGAGGGAGGCACACGGGGCTCCCCCTGTGGCTCGCTCTGCCCTGGATGTGAGATTTTCTTCGGAAAATCCAGGCCGTGCCACCCTTAGcagacagatggggaaactgaggcccagggcagcGGGCTGGTGCCCCACCTTGCACAAATTAATAGCCGGGCCAGAAGGCAAGCACCGCCTCCCGATCCAAGACCCTTTTCTGCAACTTCAGGCTCCGAATTCCTTTCCCCTCTCCAGGCTCCCggtccttcctcccctttccgaTCCGCCCGGCCCGCCTACCTGCGGAGCCGTCGGGGCCGTCTTTGTCCGCGCGGCCCGGCTCGCCGGCGCCCTGCTGGCGGTCGTTGTCGCAGCCGCCCTGGTCCAGGCGCGCCTCGGCGCTGGAGCAGCAGTAGCGCAACGCGCAGCTGCCGCAGCAGATGGTGG is a genomic window of Phacochoerus africanus isolate WHEZ1 chromosome 13, ROS_Pafr_v1, whole genome shotgun sequence containing:
- the SHISA2 gene encoding protein shisa-2 homolog gives rise to the protein MWGGRRPAASSRDAASFLRLLLAALLAAGARASGEYCHGWLDAQGVWRIGFQCPERFDGGDATICCGSCALRYCCSSAEARLDQGGCDNDRQQGAGEPGRADKDGPDGSAVPIYVPFLIVGSVFVAFIIVGSLVAACCCRCLRPKQEPPQSRAPGGPRLMEAIPMIPSASTSRGSSSRQSSTAASSSSSANSGARAPPTRSQTNCCLPEGTLNNVYVNMPTNFSVLNCQQATQIVPHQGQFLHAPYVGYTVQHDSVPLTPVPPFLDGLQTGYRQIQAPFPHTSSEQKMFPAVTV